A stretch of the Mesorhizobium huakuii genome encodes the following:
- a CDS encoding aldehyde dehydrogenase family protein encodes MRPRPKRWPAASSRLPATSRLASEPSRPSRSRHFQEARANNPDERPPQHRHARRGVSRTKTYRLLIDGKHVDARDGRILERKSPGHGFTVSRYAQAGEAEVEAAVQAGHKAFETGPWPRMKASERAAILFRTADLIEARLEDIARLDALESGKPIAQARGEIGGAVDIWRYAASLARTLHGESYANLGDAMLGVVVREPIGVVSIITPWNFPFLIVSQKLPFALAAGCTAVVKPSEMTSASTFVLGDILLEAGLPAGVVNILAGLGADVGAPMVSHPLVEMVSFTGSTRVGKMTMASAAQSLKKVSMELGGKNGQIVFPDADLEAAADAAVFGGFFNAGECCNAGSRLIVHEAIADDFLDAVKALTSRVTVGDPLDDRTKVGAMISSDHLAKVTDYVAAAANEGSNVYSGGKQLVSNAGQYLDPTILRNVTENMAIAREEVFGPVLSVLTFETIEKALHIANNTPYGLSAGVWSASIDTCMSVARGVRSGTVWVNTFMEGYPELPFGGYKQSGLGRELGKRAVEDYTEEKTIQFHRGQRTGWWVG; translated from the coding sequence ATGCGGCCGCGACCGAAGCGCTGGCCAGCGGCTTCATCGCGCTTACCGGCGACCTCAAGGCTGGCGTCGGAGCCTTCAAGACCAAGCAGAAGCCGGCATTTTCAAGAAGCTAGAGCAAACAATCCTGATGAACGCCCCCCTCAACATCGCCATGCCCGCCGAGGCGTCAGCCGCACCAAAACCTATCGGCTGCTGATCGACGGCAAGCATGTCGACGCCCGCGATGGCCGTATCCTTGAGCGCAAGAGCCCCGGCCATGGCTTCACTGTTTCGCGCTATGCGCAGGCCGGCGAGGCCGAGGTCGAAGCCGCCGTGCAGGCTGGGCACAAAGCGTTCGAGACCGGCCCCTGGCCGCGCATGAAGGCCTCCGAACGCGCCGCGATCCTGTTCAGGACGGCCGACCTGATCGAGGCCCGGCTGGAGGACATCGCCCGGCTCGATGCGCTGGAATCCGGCAAGCCGATCGCCCAGGCGCGCGGCGAGATCGGCGGCGCCGTCGACATCTGGCGCTACGCCGCTTCGCTCGCCCGAACTCTGCATGGCGAGAGCTATGCCAATCTCGGCGACGCCATGCTGGGCGTGGTCGTGCGCGAGCCGATCGGCGTCGTGTCGATCATCACGCCGTGGAATTTCCCGTTCCTCATCGTCAGCCAGAAACTGCCTTTCGCGCTCGCTGCCGGCTGCACGGCCGTGGTCAAGCCGAGCGAAATGACCTCGGCCTCGACCTTCGTGCTCGGCGACATCCTGCTTGAGGCCGGCCTGCCCGCAGGCGTCGTCAACATCCTCGCTGGTCTTGGCGCCGATGTCGGCGCCCCGATGGTCAGCCACCCGCTGGTCGAGATGGTCTCGTTCACCGGCTCGACCCGCGTCGGCAAGATGACAATGGCCTCGGCCGCGCAGTCGCTGAAGAAGGTCTCGATGGAGCTCGGCGGCAAGAATGGCCAGATCGTCTTCCCCGACGCCGATCTCGAGGCCGCGGCCGACGCGGCGGTGTTCGGCGGCTTCTTCAATGCCGGCGAATGCTGCAACGCCGGCAGCCGGCTGATCGTGCATGAAGCGATCGCCGACGATTTTCTTGACGCTGTAAAGGCACTTACGTCGAGAGTGACCGTGGGAGATCCACTGGATGATCGAACCAAGGTCGGCGCGATGATCTCATCCGACCATCTGGCCAAGGTGACAGATTATGTTGCGGCAGCGGCAAACGAAGGCAGCAACGTCTACAGCGGTGGCAAGCAGCTGGTCTCCAATGCCGGCCAATATCTCGATCCGACCATCTTACGCAACGTCACCGAGAACATGGCGATTGCGCGTGAGGAAGTGTTCGGACCGGTGCTCTCCGTGCTGACTTTTGAAACGATTGAAAAGGCGTTGCACATCGCCAACAACACGCCCTATGGTCTGTCTGCAGGCGTGTGGAGCGCCAGCATCGACACTTGCATGTCGGTGGCGCGTGGGGTGCGTTCGGGGACGGTTTGGGTGAACACATTCATGGAAGGTTATCCCGAACTGCCTTTCGGAGGCTACAAGCAGTCCGGTCTCGGACGCGAACTCGGCAAACGCGCCGTCGAGGATTATACCGAGGAAAAGACAATCCAGTTTCATCGCGGCCAGCGCACCGGATGGTGGGTCGGCTGA
- a CDS encoding LacI family DNA-binding transcriptional regulator: MASRAKATIFDIAREAGVSKSTVSLVLQGSGLIRPETAVKVRKAIEDVGYVYNRGAANLRKAHSNVIGMVINDLTNPFFAELAVGMERVFQSAGIVPFIGNTAENPVRQEEVLKSLMEQGVAGLIVSPARGTTPGAFRRLEMAGVPVVFAMRRLPESRIPVIAPDNHRGAYLATAHLIGKGHRRLVFFGGSSDLVVYHERLGGFREACETQGIAARDALVVEGETSRRGGIACLETALAMAEPPTAALCFNDAVAFGAMLALRKRGLEPGADFAIVGFDDVAEAEHYMPALTSVAVDSAGLGERAAHVMLKMIQSRTTRAEDHIGAVNLVVRESCGPDRRTRNRPAGTGGAA; encoded by the coding sequence ATGGCCAGCCGGGCCAAGGCAACGATCTTCGACATCGCCCGCGAGGCGGGCGTGTCCAAATCGACGGTGTCGCTCGTGCTCCAGGGCAGCGGGCTGATTCGGCCTGAGACCGCGGTCAAGGTGCGCAAGGCGATCGAGGATGTCGGCTATGTCTACAACCGCGGCGCCGCCAATCTGCGCAAGGCCCATTCCAACGTCATCGGCATGGTCATCAACGATCTCACCAATCCCTTCTTCGCCGAGCTGGCGGTCGGCATGGAGCGTGTCTTCCAGTCGGCCGGCATCGTGCCTTTCATCGGCAACACGGCGGAGAATCCGGTGCGCCAGGAAGAGGTGCTGAAGTCGCTGATGGAGCAGGGCGTCGCCGGCCTCATCGTGTCGCCGGCGCGCGGCACCACGCCAGGCGCTTTCCGGCGGCTGGAGATGGCGGGTGTGCCGGTGGTCTTTGCCATGCGCCGCTTGCCGGAAAGCCGCATCCCGGTGATTGCGCCCGACAATCATCGCGGCGCCTATCTCGCCACCGCCCATCTGATCGGCAAGGGACATCGCCGGCTCGTCTTCTTCGGCGGCTCGTCCGATCTGGTTGTCTATCACGAGCGCCTTGGCGGATTTCGCGAGGCCTGCGAGACGCAAGGCATCGCCGCGCGCGACGCGCTTGTCGTTGAGGGGGAGACCAGCCGCAGAGGTGGTATCGCGTGTCTCGAAACGGCTCTGGCGATGGCTGAACCGCCGACCGCTGCCCTCTGCTTCAACGACGCAGTCGCCTTTGGCGCCATGCTGGCGTTGCGCAAGCGTGGGCTTGAGCCCGGTGCGGATTTCGCCATCGTCGGTTTCGACGACGTCGCCGAGGCCGAGCACTATATGCCGGCTTTGACCAGCGTCGCTGTGGACTCCGCGGGGCTCGGCGAACGCGCCGCCCATGTCATGTTGAAAATGATCCAGTCGCGCACCACCCGCGCCGAAGATCATATCGGCGCGGTCAATCTCGTGGTCAGGGAAAGCTGCGGTCCGGATCGCCGTACGCGAAACAGGCCTGCGGGAACGGGAGGCGCCGCGTGA
- a CDS encoding ABC transporter substrate-binding protein yields the protein MLRKLLIGTALATSFAFSAHAADVKEVQMLHWWTSGGEAAALNVLKGDLAKEGYAWKDVPVAGGGGDAAMTALKAMVAAGNYPTASQMLGYTVLDYAAAGVMGDLTETAKKEGWDKSVPAALQKFSVYEGKWVAAPVNVHSVNWLWINKAVMDKIGGTEPKTFDDFIALLDKAKAAGVIPLALGGQNWQEATMFDSVVLSTGGPEFYKKAFNDLDDASLKSDTMKKSFDNLAKLVTYVDPNFSGRDWNLATAMVIKGDALVQVMGDWAKGEFHAAKKTPGTDFLCYRFPGTDGSVIYNSDMFGMFNVPDDRKAAQVALATATLSKSFQSAFNVVKGSVPARTDVPDTDFDACGKKGIADLKKANDGGTLFGSLAQGYGAPPAVANAYKDVVSKFVHGQIKTSDEAVTELVKAIDDAK from the coding sequence ATGTTGCGCAAACTGCTTATCGGAACGGCTCTTGCGACGAGCTTTGCCTTCTCGGCGCATGCCGCGGACGTCAAGGAAGTGCAGATGCTGCATTGGTGGACGTCGGGCGGCGAAGCGGCTGCTCTCAACGTCCTCAAGGGCGATCTGGCCAAGGAAGGCTATGCCTGGAAGGACGTGCCGGTGGCCGGCGGTGGCGGCGACGCTGCCATGACCGCGCTGAAGGCAATGGTCGCGGCCGGCAACTATCCGACCGCCTCGCAGATGCTCGGCTACACCGTGCTCGACTATGCCGCTGCCGGCGTCATGGGCGACCTGACCGAGACGGCGAAGAAGGAAGGCTGGGACAAGTCGGTTCCGGCGGCCCTGCAGAAGTTCTCGGTCTATGAAGGCAAGTGGGTTGCCGCTCCGGTCAACGTCCACTCGGTCAACTGGCTGTGGATCAACAAGGCCGTCATGGACAAGATCGGCGGCACCGAGCCGAAGACCTTCGACGACTTCATTGCCCTGCTCGACAAGGCTAAGGCGGCAGGCGTGATCCCGCTCGCTCTCGGCGGCCAGAACTGGCAGGAAGCCACCATGTTCGACTCGGTCGTGCTGTCGACCGGCGGGCCTGAGTTCTACAAGAAGGCCTTCAACGACCTCGACGACGCCTCGCTCAAGTCCGACACGATGAAGAAGTCGTTCGACAATTTGGCCAAGCTCGTCACCTATGTCGACCCGAACTTCTCGGGCCGCGACTGGAACCTCGCCACCGCCATGGTCATCAAGGGCGATGCCCTGGTGCAGGTCATGGGTGACTGGGCCAAGGGTGAGTTCCACGCCGCCAAGAAGACCCCGGGCACGGACTTCCTGTGCTATCGCTTCCCGGGCACCGACGGCTCCGTGATCTACAACTCCGACATGTTCGGCATGTTCAACGTTCCGGACGACCGCAAGGCCGCCCAAGTCGCACTGGCCACCGCCACACTGTCGAAGAGCTTCCAGTCGGCCTTCAACGTCGTCAAGGGTTCGGTTCCGGCCCGTACCGACGTTCCGGACACCGACTTCGACGCTTGCGGCAAGAAGGGCATCGCCGACCTGAAGAAGGCCAACGACGGCGGCACGCTGTTCGGCTCGCTGGCCCAGGGCTATGGCGCGCCTCCGGCGGTTGCCAATGCCTACAAGGACGTCGTCTCGAAGTTCGTCCATGGTCAGATCAAGACCTCGGACGAAGCCGTGACCGAACTGGTCAAGGCCATCGACGACGCCAAGTAA
- a CDS encoding dihydrodipicolinate synthase family protein: MDIALPGEGGRSTRYALVGQPVQPVTGARFSRIAYAAAHVVADPLEMTDPWSRPVVDWDRTMAFRHHLWRLGFRIAEAMDTSQRGMGFDWANAKDLIRRSIAESRTVDGADLASGAGTDHLAPASARTLDDVIAAYEEQFAFIEGQGGKAIMMASRALAAVAKGPDDYAAVYDRILSQASGKVILHWLGDMFDPALKGYWGSGDFETALDTVVAIIERHASKVEGIKISLLDAGKEVALRNRLPDGVVMFTGDDFNYPELIAGDGKKHSHALLGIFDAIAPVANAALARLAAGDHAGYDALMAPTVPLSRKIFEAPTEYYKAGIVFMAWLNGHQDHFAMVGGMQSARGIRHYAEIFQLADQAGLLADPDLAVSRMKSLCAVAGV, encoded by the coding sequence ATGGACATTGCCTTGCCTGGTGAGGGTGGCCGCAGCACCCGTTACGCGCTTGTCGGACAACCGGTGCAGCCGGTGACCGGCGCGCGATTTTCTCGCATCGCCTATGCCGCAGCGCATGTCGTTGCCGATCCCCTCGAAATGACCGATCCATGGTCGCGGCCCGTGGTCGACTGGGACAGAACTATGGCGTTCCGTCACCATTTGTGGCGGCTCGGCTTCCGCATCGCCGAGGCGATGGATACCTCGCAGCGCGGCATGGGCTTCGACTGGGCAAATGCAAAAGACTTGATCCGCCGGTCGATCGCCGAGTCCCGCACCGTCGATGGCGCCGATCTCGCCTCGGGTGCCGGAACCGACCATCTGGCGCCGGCGTCGGCCAGGACACTCGACGATGTAATCGCTGCCTATGAGGAGCAGTTCGCTTTCATCGAGGGACAGGGCGGCAAGGCGATCATGATGGCCAGCCGCGCGCTGGCGGCTGTGGCGAAGGGTCCGGACGATTACGCCGCCGTATATGACCGCATCTTAAGCCAAGCCTCCGGCAAGGTCATCCTGCACTGGCTGGGCGACATGTTCGACCCGGCCCTGAAGGGCTATTGGGGCAGCGGCGATTTTGAGACCGCGCTCGATACGGTGGTCGCCATCATCGAGCGCCATGCCAGCAAGGTCGAAGGCATCAAGATATCGCTGCTCGATGCCGGCAAGGAGGTCGCGCTGCGCAACCGGCTGCCGGATGGTGTCGTGATGTTCACCGGCGACGATTTCAACTATCCCGAACTGATCGCCGGTGATGGCAAGAAACATTCACACGCGCTGCTTGGCATTTTCGACGCCATCGCGCCGGTCGCCAACGCCGCGCTGGCGAGGCTGGCCGCCGGCGACCACGCCGGCTATGACGCGCTGATGGCGCCGACGGTGCCGCTGTCGCGAAAAATCTTCGAGGCGCCGACCGAATATTACAAGGCCGGCATCGTCTTCATGGCCTGGCTGAACGGCCATCAGGACCATTTCGCCATGGTCGGCGGCATGCAGTCGGCGCGCGGCATCCGCCATTATGCCGAAATCTTTCAGCTTGCCGACCAGGCAGGCCTGCTGGCCGATCCCGACCTTGCGGTATCGCGAATGAAGAGCCTGTGCGCCGTCGCGGGCGTTTGA
- a CDS encoding Gfo/Idh/MocA family protein, giving the protein MSVKWGLIGASTIARQFMINAIRAQADGKIAAVMSSSPERAQAYAVENNIPLAVSTLDELLGEDIDAVYISTTNELHLEQALAAIKAGKHVLCEKPLALNSADARKMVSSAKAAGIVLGTNHHLRNAGAHRAMREAIAAGRIGKPIAARVFHSVYLPEGLQGWRITKPEAGGGVVLDITVHDADTLRFVLGDDPVEVSAFTQAAGMAGSGLEDGAMCIWRFKSGLIAQSHEGFTTKFAGTGFEVHGSEGSLIASNVMTQKPDGSVLLRTASGEEQLSFDREDLYVRSVRQFHAAIHGVGRPAATGEDGIWSLASAEAALQSASSGKAVKIDPKLGSMN; this is encoded by the coding sequence GTGAGTGTCAAATGGGGGCTGATCGGCGCCAGCACGATCGCCAGGCAATTCATGATCAACGCCATCCGCGCGCAGGCCGATGGCAAGATCGCGGCGGTGATGAGTTCCAGCCCGGAGCGGGCCCAGGCATATGCCGTGGAAAACAACATTCCGCTTGCGGTCTCGACGCTTGACGAGCTCCTTGGCGAGGATATCGACGCCGTCTACATCTCGACCACCAACGAACTGCATCTCGAACAGGCGCTTGCCGCCATCAAGGCGGGAAAGCATGTGCTGTGCGAGAAGCCCCTGGCGCTGAACAGCGCCGACGCGCGCAAAATGGTCAGTTCGGCCAAGGCCGCTGGCATCGTGCTCGGCACCAACCATCATCTGCGCAATGCCGGCGCACATCGCGCCATGCGCGAAGCGATCGCAGCGGGGCGCATCGGCAAGCCGATCGCCGCTCGCGTCTTCCATTCCGTCTATCTGCCCGAGGGCCTGCAGGGCTGGCGCATCACCAAGCCGGAAGCCGGCGGCGGTGTCGTGCTCGACATCACCGTGCACGATGCCGACACGTTGCGCTTCGTGCTCGGCGACGATCCGGTCGAGGTCTCGGCCTTCACGCAAGCCGCCGGCATGGCCGGCAGCGGGCTGGAAGACGGCGCCATGTGCATCTGGCGCTTCAAGTCCGGCCTCATCGCCCAGTCGCATGAAGGCTTCACCACCAAATTCGCCGGCACCGGCTTCGAGGTGCATGGTTCGGAAGGCTCGCTGATCGCCAGCAATGTGATGACCCAGAAGCCGGACGGCTCGGTGCTGTTGCGCACGGCCAGCGGTGAAGAGCAATTGAGCTTCGACCGCGAGGATCTCTACGTCAGATCCGTGCGTCAGTTCCATGCCGCGATCCACGGTGTCGGCCGGCCTGCCGCCACCGGAGAGGATGGCATCTGGTCGTTGGCCTCAGCCGAGGCGGCGCTTCAATCGGCCAGTTCCGGCAAGGCCGTCAAGATAGACCCGAAACTCGGGAGCATGAATTGA
- a CDS encoding acyl CoA:acetate/3-ketoacid CoA transferase has translation MTVSVSSSSGLGCPDAVLAAIGERFDGEGHPKNITTLHPIAAGDMYGIKGIDHLAKPGLLKRTLCGSYPSGPSSSEPPQIWKMIGDNSVAAYNVPSGILFDMHREAAAKRPGVLTKVGLDTFADPRHQGCAMNAAASEPIVSVQQFDGEEWLYFRSIVPQVSIIRATTADERGNLTYEHEGAYLGGLEQALAARNNGGIVIAQVKRVVENGTLKPHDVRVPGVLVDHIVVAPDQLQTTLTPYDPAISGEIFRPLSTFRNAEMNVQKVIARRVAMELRDGMAVNIGFGISANVPRILLEEGQHGKVTWVIEQGAVGGVPLLDFKFGCASNAEAIMPSPHQFIYFQAGGFDASLLSFLQIDRHGSVNVSKLSARPHVTAGAGGFVDITARAKKIVFSGFFNAGAKLSLADGGIRIDQEGKVKKVVNEVEHISFSGKRAVAQGQDITYVTERCVMKLTPDGLMVTELAPGIDLERDVLAQAEMPLGVANDLKVTPAALYQDRPIGLSLNGGASLGGADG, from the coding sequence ATGACGGTATCCGTGTCGTCGTCGAGCGGCCTCGGCTGTCCGGACGCGGTGCTGGCCGCCATCGGCGAGCGCTTCGACGGGGAAGGCCACCCGAAGAACATCACCACGCTGCACCCGATCGCCGCCGGCGACATGTACGGCATCAAGGGCATCGATCACCTGGCCAAGCCGGGCCTGTTGAAGCGCACGCTGTGCGGCTCCTATCCGTCCGGCCCCTCCTCATCCGAGCCACCGCAGATCTGGAAGATGATCGGCGACAATTCGGTCGCCGCCTACAACGTGCCGTCCGGCATCCTGTTCGACATGCACCGCGAGGCCGCCGCCAAGCGGCCGGGCGTGCTGACCAAGGTCGGTCTCGACACGTTTGCCGATCCGCGTCACCAGGGCTGCGCCATGAACGCGGCGGCAAGCGAACCGATTGTGTCGGTGCAGCAGTTCGACGGCGAGGAATGGCTCTATTTCCGCTCGATCGTCCCGCAGGTTTCGATCATCCGCGCCACCACGGCGGACGAGCGCGGCAACCTCACCTATGAGCACGAAGGCGCCTATCTCGGCGGCCTCGAACAGGCGCTCGCCGCCCGCAACAATGGCGGCATCGTCATCGCCCAGGTCAAGCGCGTCGTCGAGAACGGCACGCTGAAGCCGCATGATGTGCGCGTGCCGGGCGTGCTGGTCGACCATATCGTCGTCGCGCCGGACCAGTTGCAGACGACGCTGACGCCTTACGACCCGGCAATCTCGGGCGAGATCTTCCGGCCGCTGTCGACCTTCCGCAATGCCGAGATGAATGTGCAGAAGGTGATCGCGCGCCGCGTCGCCATGGAATTGCGTGACGGCATGGCCGTCAACATCGGCTTCGGCATCTCCGCCAATGTGCCGCGCATTCTTCTGGAAGAAGGCCAGCACGGCAAGGTCACCTGGGTGATCGAGCAGGGCGCGGTCGGCGGCGTGCCGCTGCTCGACTTCAAGTTCGGCTGTGCCTCCAATGCCGAGGCGATCATGCCCTCGCCGCACCAGTTCATCTATTTCCAGGCCGGCGGCTTCGACGCCTCGCTGCTCTCCTTCCTGCAGATCGATCGCCACGGCTCGGTCAACGTCTCGAAACTGTCGGCGCGGCCGCATGTCACCGCCGGCGCCGGTGGCTTTGTCGACATCACCGCGCGGGCGAAGAAGATCGTCTTCTCCGGCTTCTTCAATGCCGGCGCCAAGCTTTCGCTGGCCGATGGCGGCATCCGCATCGACCAGGAGGGCAAGGTCAAGAAGGTGGTCAACGAGGTCGAGCACATCTCCTTCTCCGGCAAGCGTGCCGTCGCGCAGGGGCAAGACATCACCTATGTCACCGAGCGTTGCGTGATGAAGCTGACGCCGGACGGCCTGATGGTCACCGAACTGGCGCCCGGCATTGACCTCGAGCGCGACGTCCTGGCCCAGGCCGAGATGCCGCTCGGTGTCGCCAACGACCTCAAGGTGACGCCGGCAGCGCTCTACCAGGACCGGCCGATCGGCCTGTCGCTCAATGGCGGCGCCTCGCTCGGAGGCGCGGATGGCTGA
- a CDS encoding helix-turn-helix domain-containing protein — protein sequence MDLREVLAANLRRLRHLRGLSQDDLAYDAGVSRSYLSQIEKGKYYASLKFIGKLAVVLQVEAWELLKPPETRVRD from the coding sequence ATGGACTTGCGGGAAGTGCTTGCTGCGAATTTGCGCCGGTTGAGGCACCTAAGAGGGCTGTCTCAAGACGATCTCGCGTACGATGCAGGAGTCAGCCGGAGCTACCTCAGCCAGATCGAAAAGGGCAAATATTACGCAAGCCTAAAGTTCATCGGCAAGCTTGCGGTCGTGCTCCAGGTTGAGGCGTGGGAGCTTCTTAAACCACCGGAGACCCGCGTGAGGGACTAG
- a CDS encoding enoyl-CoA hydratase/isomerase family protein: MAERLVTFEQDGAIGIVTLRRPEKFNALDIPMLRALEAALDEAEMAEGVRVVLLRGEGKGFCAGGDVEAWAQMSAADFQVQWVRYGHRVFDRLARLRQPTIAVLSGHALGGGLELAVACDFRVAETHVKLGFPETSIGVVPGWSGTQRAVRRFGAQTVRRMALGGEILLAREALALGVVDRVVETGNGLAEARSWAEKIAERGPLATEAAKLMIAVAEGEENAAATEALASGFIALTGDLKAGVGAFKTKQKPAFSRS; encoded by the coding sequence ATGGCTGAGCGCCTCGTTACATTTGAGCAGGATGGCGCCATCGGCATCGTCACATTGCGCCGGCCGGAAAAATTCAACGCGCTGGATATCCCGATGCTGCGCGCGCTGGAAGCCGCGCTCGACGAGGCGGAGATGGCCGAAGGCGTCCGCGTCGTGCTGCTTCGCGGCGAAGGCAAAGGCTTTTGCGCCGGCGGCGATGTCGAGGCGTGGGCGCAGATGAGCGCCGCCGATTTCCAGGTGCAATGGGTGCGGTACGGCCATCGTGTCTTCGACCGGCTAGCTAGGCTCCGCCAACCGACCATCGCCGTGCTCTCGGGCCATGCGCTGGGCGGCGGGCTGGAACTGGCGGTCGCCTGCGATTTCCGCGTCGCGGAAACCCATGTGAAGCTCGGCTTCCCCGAAACCTCGATCGGTGTCGTGCCCGGCTGGTCCGGCACGCAACGCGCCGTACGCCGCTTCGGCGCGCAGACGGTGCGGCGCATGGCGTTGGGCGGCGAGATCCTGCTCGCTCGCGAAGCACTGGCCCTGGGCGTGGTGGACCGGGTGGTTGAAACCGGCAACGGGCTGGCCGAAGCCAGAAGCTGGGCCGAAAAGATCGCCGAGCGCGGCCCGCTGGCAACGGAAGCCGCCAAGCTGATGATCGCGGTGGCCGAAGGCGAGGAAAATGCGGCCGCGACCGAAGCGCTGGCCAGCGGCTTCATCGCGCTTACCGGCGACCTCAAGGCTGGCGTCGGAGCCTTCAAGACCAAGCAGAAGCCGGCATTTTCAAGAAGCTAG
- a CDS encoding IS1634 family transposase has translation MFVVERVARGHRYLYLVESVRDGKTVRQRTIKALGRKDALVASGELDRLAASIARHGERSLILSDIDAGRIASRRIGGPLLFGRLWERLGIGEVLEEVLEGRQFGFAVERAVFVGTLHRLFVSGSDRDCANWMADYGIEGAEGLALHHFYRAMAWLGEELGEKAQGALVARCVKDAIEEKLFARRQDLFTDLSLVFMDTTSLSFHGAGGETLGKRGHSKDFRPDLAQMILALVVDAEGRPICTEMVPGNTADVTVLLPVVDRLRTRFGVTRACVVADRGMISADTIAALEKLGMEYILGARERSSSVIHNVVLNDTAPMVPLVLERQRGETQLWVKEVKVGKDRYIVSRNDAEAEKDKADRQAIIAGLEAQLKKGDKALVGNSAYRRYLKASGKNFKIDVGKLAEEARYDGITVVRTNAKVTPLQAVLRYRDLLEVESLFRAAKATFNTRPIFHQSDAAIRGHVFCSFLGLVLSKELYRLCRAKGLTPEWQPLLRDLDRLQEATIEKDGRIVTTRTHVTGQVGNVFKASGIALPHNLDEQLA, from the coding sequence ATGTTTGTCGTTGAGAGAGTCGCGCGCGGCCACCGCTATCTTTACCTCGTGGAAAGTGTCCGCGACGGCAAAACCGTTCGCCAGCGCACGATAAAGGCGCTGGGCCGCAAGGATGCGCTGGTTGCCAGCGGCGAACTTGACAGATTGGCGGCCTCGATTGCGCGCCATGGCGAACGCAGCCTCATCCTGTCCGACATTGACGCGGGGCGAATTGCCTCTCGCCGCATCGGCGGTCCGCTGTTGTTCGGGCGGCTGTGGGAGCGGCTCGGGATCGGCGAGGTGCTGGAAGAGGTGCTGGAAGGGCGCCAGTTCGGCTTTGCGGTGGAACGGGCGGTGTTCGTTGGCACGCTGCATCGGCTGTTCGTCTCGGGCTCGGACCGCGACTGCGCGAACTGGATGGCCGATTATGGTATCGAGGGCGCCGAGGGTCTGGCGCTCCATCACTTTTACCGGGCCATGGCGTGGCTGGGCGAGGAACTCGGCGAAAAGGCGCAAGGCGCGCTGGTGGCGCGCTGCGTGAAAGACGCGATCGAGGAAAAGCTCTTCGCGCGCCGGCAGGACCTGTTCACCGACCTCAGCCTTGTGTTCATGGACACCACCTCGTTGTCCTTCCATGGCGCGGGCGGCGAGACGCTGGGCAAGCGCGGGCATTCCAAGGACTTCCGCCCCGATCTGGCGCAAATGATCCTGGCGCTGGTCGTTGATGCCGAGGGCCGGCCGATCTGCACCGAGATGGTGCCCGGCAACACCGCTGACGTGACCGTCCTGTTGCCGGTGGTCGATCGGCTGCGAACGCGCTTCGGCGTCACACGCGCCTGCGTTGTCGCCGATCGCGGCATGATCAGCGCCGATACCATCGCCGCGCTCGAAAAGCTGGGCATGGAATACATTCTGGGGGCCCGCGAACGCTCGAGCAGCGTGATCCACAACGTCGTGCTCAATGACACGGCACCGATGGTTCCGCTCGTTCTCGAGCGCCAGCGTGGTGAAACTCAGTTGTGGGTCAAAGAGGTCAAGGTCGGTAAAGACCGCTACATCGTCAGCCGCAATGACGCCGAGGCCGAGAAGGACAAGGCCGACCGCCAGGCGATCATCGCCGGCCTCGAGGCGCAGCTCAAGAAGGGCGACAAGGCACTGGTCGGCAACTCGGCCTACCGGCGTTACCTCAAGGCCAGCGGCAAGAACTTCAAGATCGATGTCGGCAAGCTTGCCGAGGAAGCCCGCTACGACGGCATCACCGTGGTGCGGACCAACGCGAAGGTGACCCCGCTCCAGGCCGTGCTGCGGTATCGCGATTTGCTCGAGGTCGAGAGCCTGTTCCGCGCCGCCAAGGCAACCTTCAATACCCGGCCGATCTTCCACCAATCCGATGCCGCCATCCGCGGGCATGTGTTTTGCTCGTTCCTGGGGCTCGTACTCAGCAAGGAACTGTACCGCCTCTGCCGGGCCAAAGGCCTGACGCCCGAATGGCAGCCGCTTCTACGCGATCTCGACCGCCTCCAGGAAGCCACCATCGAAAAGGATGGTCGCATCGTCACCACCAGAACCCACGTTACGGGCCAAGTGGGCAACGTCTTCAAGGCATCTGGCATCGCTCTGCCACACAACCTCGACGAACAACTCGCCTGA